A genome region from Pseudomonas sp. S06B 330 includes the following:
- a CDS encoding MFS transporter — translation MPLAIYILGLTIFSLTTSEFMVAGMMPSLTMAFDTSVTQIGDLIALYALGMVLGGPLLTAGLLRLGTPNKSALLWLLGLYAVAQSVAASTDSYAVMAVARVITGVAASACFGAALAICADMVGTEMRGRAASIVLGGLMLAAALGVPMATLIDQHMGWRASFWLVVILTVLCALVIYVSVPRSQPSTPVGLRAQLREFRNRHLWAAYATSALIIGATFAAFSYFTPILTEVAGFSTASIPWLLGSYGVANIVGNVLVGRYADKYTFAVMAWGLSLLTITLATFALFAHVPAVSVAMLLAVGLVGVTMNPAMVARVMKAAQPGPLVNTVHTSVINIGLGMGTWLGGLGIGAGFGLRSPLWGGVLLAVLGLISLMPYLARRAPLQVA, via the coding sequence ATGCCACTTGCTATCTACATCCTCGGACTGACTATATTTTCGCTGACGACATCCGAGTTCATGGTGGCCGGTATGATGCCGTCGCTGACTATGGCCTTCGATACCTCAGTGACGCAGATCGGCGACCTGATTGCTTTGTACGCCTTGGGGATGGTGCTGGGAGGTCCGCTGCTGACGGCTGGCTTGCTGCGGCTGGGTACGCCGAACAAGTCGGCACTGCTGTGGCTGCTGGGTCTGTATGCAGTGGCACAATCGGTCGCTGCATCGACCGACAGCTATGCGGTCATGGCCGTGGCACGGGTCATAACAGGTGTTGCGGCATCCGCTTGCTTCGGGGCAGCCTTGGCCATCTGTGCCGACATGGTGGGCACCGAAATGCGCGGACGAGCCGCGTCCATTGTTTTGGGCGGGTTGATGCTGGCGGCAGCACTTGGCGTACCGATGGCCACCTTGATCGACCAGCATATGGGTTGGCGTGCCAGTTTCTGGCTGGTGGTCATCCTTACTGTTCTTTGCGCGTTGGTAATCTACGTCAGCGTGCCGCGCTCGCAACCGTCCACCCCTGTCGGTCTCAGGGCGCAACTGCGTGAGTTCAGAAACCGGCATCTTTGGGCCGCGTACGCCACCAGCGCACTGATCATTGGTGCGACTTTCGCGGCGTTCAGTTATTTCACGCCGATTCTCACGGAGGTAGCTGGCTTTTCCACCGCATCCATCCCCTGGCTGCTGGGGAGCTACGGCGTTGCCAACATCGTGGGCAATGTCCTAGTGGGACGTTACGCGGACAAGTACACCTTTGCAGTCATGGCATGGGGGCTGTCATTGCTGACCATTACATTGGCTACTTTTGCGCTGTTTGCACACGTCCCTGCCGTCAGCGTCGCGATGCTCCTGGCGGTTGGCCTGGTCGGCGTCACGATGAACCCCGCGATGGTCGCGCGCGTGATGAAAGCTGCCCAGCCTGGGCCGCTGGTCAACACGGTGCATACCTCCGTCATCAACATCGGCTTGGGAATGGGAACCTGGCTTGGCGGCTTGGGGATCGGTGCGGGTTTTGGCTTGAGGTCGCCGCTATGGGGCGGCGTGCTTCTCGCGGTGCTTGGGTTAATCAGCCTCATGCCTTATCTGGCAAGGCGTGCCCCGTTGCAGGTTGCTTGA
- a CDS encoding TetR/AcrR family transcriptional regulator — protein sequence MSGRPREFDDNAVIEAAMDVFWSNGYEGTSTETLCEQTGLGRGSLYNAFGSKQKLYELALRRYQELGIETQAGILNGPGTIKERLRTLMQWGIEGDLGPSRGRGCMALFAALDRAGKDPIVAEISRIYVSRLEQVVCHLFAVGQRNGEVSTECSALEMARTFLSSYYGLRVLGQSMPDRGFLEDVMKGTLARL from the coding sequence ATGAGCGGAAGACCCAGAGAGTTCGACGACAACGCGGTCATTGAGGCCGCGATGGATGTGTTCTGGTCCAACGGATACGAAGGCACCTCTACGGAGACGCTGTGCGAGCAGACCGGCCTTGGCCGTGGCAGCCTGTACAACGCCTTTGGCAGCAAACAGAAGCTCTACGAACTGGCCTTGCGCCGTTATCAGGAACTCGGAATCGAGACACAGGCAGGGATACTGAACGGTCCTGGCACTATCAAGGAACGGTTGCGGACGTTAATGCAATGGGGGATCGAAGGCGACCTGGGGCCATCGAGAGGGCGCGGCTGCATGGCCTTGTTCGCCGCCCTTGATCGCGCCGGCAAAGACCCCATCGTGGCCGAGATCAGCCGTATCTATGTGTCCAGGCTAGAGCAGGTGGTGTGCCATCTCTTTGCCGTGGGGCAGCGCAACGGGGAGGTATCTACCGAGTGTTCGGCGTTGGAGATGGCGCGGACGTTCCTGAGCAGCTACTACGGCCTACGTGTGCTGGGGCAGTCCATGCCGGACCGGGGGTTTCTTGAGGATGTGATGAAAGGCACACTGGCCCGGCTGTAA
- a CDS encoding DUF3077 domain-containing protein, with protein MTKIVPDPPLTTQTSTTFGSCNGSHEPLFAVRAGVSSEDALIHASILIKSAYQANAQACELVEPEVRNLLWASQHTLEMSLALIEALLDEVEARSATAALLRRTVQADQPSVK; from the coding sequence ATGACAAAAATAGTCCCCGACCCACCCCTCACCACCCAAACCAGCACCACCTTCGGCTCCTGCAACGGCAGCCATGAACCTCTGTTCGCGGTACGTGCCGGTGTCTCCTCTGAAGACGCCCTGATCCACGCCTCCATCCTGATCAAAAGCGCTTACCAAGCCAACGCCCAGGCCTGTGAACTGGTCGAGCCGGAGGTACGCAATCTGCTCTGGGCTTCGCAGCACACGCTGGAAATGAGCCTGGCGCTGATCGAGGCATTGTTGGACGAAGTGGAAGCGCGCTCGGCGACGGCGGCGTTGCTGCGGCGTACGGTGCAGGCTGATCAACCTTCAGTGAAGTAA
- a CDS encoding phytanoyl-CoA dioxygenase family protein produces MTFASHGYGVLPALLCDKELAFARALVSDVVSRYRDGDPAAVSVGVNISDVSQQHPQRNPDVDPDRWKHEPFIIGDLIALDPRFARLLSLQSIWACVAELLECALGEVVFHFCNLTRKPGEIGPAVGWHRDADNRYFASHDGRTIRLLIPLHPMSARNGGTALVPGSHLQTGTDIDTAICPHVPAGAGLALHSATLHGSSPNRSAQERDVIVVQFGLRASTLSYQANETLSLSSRKGLLDCYRDKAAQRSTDS; encoded by the coding sequence GTGACGTTTGCCTCCCATGGCTATGGGGTATTACCTGCACTGCTATGCGACAAGGAGCTGGCATTTGCCCGTGCGCTCGTCAGTGATGTGGTGAGCCGTTATCGGGACGGTGATCCTGCGGCGGTGTCTGTTGGCGTCAACATCAGCGACGTTAGCCAGCAACATCCCCAGCGCAACCCAGATGTTGATCCCGACCGGTGGAAACACGAGCCCTTCATCATCGGCGATCTTATTGCGCTGGACCCTAGATTTGCGCGACTACTCTCTCTGCAATCCATCTGGGCCTGCGTCGCCGAACTACTCGAATGTGCCCTTGGTGAAGTGGTTTTCCACTTCTGCAATCTCACCCGCAAACCTGGCGAGATTGGCCCCGCTGTAGGGTGGCACCGGGACGCCGACAACCGCTACTTCGCCAGCCATGACGGCCGCACCATACGGCTGCTGATCCCACTACATCCCATGTCCGCCCGCAATGGCGGTACAGCGCTGGTACCTGGCTCTCACCTACAAACCGGCACGGATATCGACACCGCGATATGTCCTCATGTGCCAGCGGGCGCTGGGCTGGCACTGCATAGCGCAACGCTGCACGGTAGCAGCCCCAATCGGAGCGCGCAGGAACGAGACGTAATCGTTGTCCAGTTTGGATTGCGTGCATCGACTCTTAGTTACCAGGCGAACGAAACCTTGTCCCTGTCGTCTCGCAAGGGACTCCTGGACTGCTACCGGGATAAGGCAGCGCAACGAAGTACGGATTCTTGA
- a CDS encoding winged helix-turn-helix transcriptional regulator: protein MDESYGQFCTVARGAEALCERWTPLVVRELLCGSKRFNELHRGVPRMSTSLLAQRLRHLEDIGVVHRTAAGKVWEYSLIEAGEDLRPIIMALGHWGARWIGSRLRDNELDAGLLMWDVRRFVRIELFPSRSVVIHFKFRDARSGEQAWWLVVEQGVADLCRDDPGRELTLVVDASVRALTEVWTGDRTPREVLQSRELRVDGAVQDAENLWRWLGTSAFAGTRSAALQPLQ from the coding sequence ATGGATGAAAGCTACGGTCAGTTTTGCACGGTCGCGCGCGGTGCTGAGGCCTTGTGCGAGCGCTGGACGCCTTTGGTGGTGCGCGAGCTGCTCTGCGGCAGTAAGCGCTTCAATGAACTGCACCGTGGCGTACCACGGATGTCCACCAGCTTGCTGGCACAGCGCCTGCGCCACTTGGAAGATATCGGTGTCGTCCATCGCACCGCCGCAGGCAAGGTCTGGGAGTACAGCCTGATCGAAGCCGGCGAGGATTTGCGCCCCATCATAATGGCGCTAGGCCATTGGGGTGCGCGTTGGATAGGCAGTCGCCTTCGCGATAACGAACTCGACGCGGGCCTGCTCATGTGGGACGTGCGCCGGTTCGTACGTATCGAGCTGTTCCCGTCCCGCTCGGTGGTCATCCATTTCAAGTTCCGCGATGCGCGGTCCGGCGAGCAAGCGTGGTGGCTAGTGGTCGAACAGGGTGTGGCAGATCTGTGCCGCGACGACCCCGGACGCGAACTCACGCTCGTCGTGGACGCGAGCGTGCGCGCGTTGACCGAGGTCTGGACCGGTGACCGCACGCCAAGGGAGGTTCTTCAGTCGCGAGAGCTGCGTGTAGACGGCGCTGTGCAGGATGCAGAGAACTTGTGGCGCTGGCTTGGCACGAGTGCCTTCGCCGGTACTCGCAGCGCTGCACTCCAGCCTTTGCAATAG
- a CDS encoding carbon-nitrogen hydrolase family protein: MSKIAIIQRPPVLLDRSTTIIRAVQSVVEAAAAGASLIVLPESFIPGYPSWIWRLAAGKDGALMGQLHTRLLANAVDIAHGDLSELCEAASANAVTIVCGINECERCNGGGTLYNSVVVIGTNGEVLNRHRKLMPTNPERMVHGFGDGSGLRTVDTPVGRIGTLICWENYMPLARYSLYAQGVEIYVAPTYDAGEGWISTMRHIALEGRCWVISSGTSLRGSDIPDDFPSRLQLFPDPDEWINDGDSVVVNPQGKITAGPLHREAGILYADIDVSLVAPARRTLDVTGHYARPDIFELQVRRTPATAVRYING, from the coding sequence ATGAGCAAGATAGCCATCATTCAGCGGCCGCCAGTACTGCTCGATCGCAGCACGACGATCATCCGAGCCGTGCAATCGGTCGTTGAGGCTGCGGCGGCAGGAGCCTCGTTGATTGTTTTGCCCGAATCATTCATTCCAGGTTACCCGTCGTGGATCTGGCGGCTGGCGGCGGGAAAAGACGGGGCTTTAATGGGCCAGTTGCACACCCGACTACTGGCCAATGCCGTCGATATCGCGCACGGTGACCTGAGCGAATTGTGCGAGGCCGCCAGCGCCAACGCCGTGACAATCGTATGCGGCATCAATGAATGCGAGCGGTGTAATGGCGGCGGCACGCTCTACAACAGCGTAGTCGTTATCGGTACGAACGGCGAAGTGCTCAACCGACATCGCAAGCTGATGCCAACGAACCCCGAGCGCATGGTCCATGGTTTCGGTGATGGGTCAGGGTTACGTACGGTCGATACCCCCGTCGGCCGCATCGGTACGCTCATCTGCTGGGAAAACTACATGCCCCTGGCGCGCTATTCGCTGTATGCCCAAGGCGTGGAAATCTACGTCGCCCCCACGTACGACGCCGGCGAAGGCTGGATCAGCACCATGCGTCACATCGCACTCGAAGGTCGCTGCTGGGTGATCAGCAGTGGCACCTCGCTGCGCGGCAGCGACATTCCCGATGACTTTCCGAGTCGCCTGCAACTGTTTCCCGATCCGGACGAGTGGATCAACGACGGCGACTCGGTGGTGGTCAATCCTCAAGGCAAGATCACTGCCGGTCCATTACACCGGGAGGCAGGTATTCTGTATGCGGACATCGACGTTTCACTCGTGGCGCCAGCGCGGCGGACGCTCGACGTCACAGGGCACTATGCGCGCCCTGATATTTTCGAACTGCAGGTGCGACGCACACCGGCGACAGCGGTGCGCTACATCAACGGGTGA
- a CDS encoding GFA family protein, whose translation MSIQRSYKGSCFCGAVEFTVSGEPTAMGYCHCESCRHWSAAPVNAFTLWKPEAVQVTRGADNIATYNKTPASYRKWCKRCGGHLFTEHPGMGLIDVYAAVIPDLAYSPGVHVHYQETKLRIKDGLPKLKDVPSELGGSGDSVDE comes from the coding sequence ATGAGCATTCAAAGGTCTTATAAAGGCAGTTGTTTTTGCGGCGCAGTCGAATTCACCGTCAGCGGTGAGCCGACCGCAATGGGCTATTGCCATTGCGAGTCGTGTCGACATTGGTCAGCAGCCCCGGTCAATGCCTTCACGCTGTGGAAACCCGAGGCGGTGCAAGTGACTCGGGGGGCTGACAACATTGCCACCTACAACAAGACGCCGGCGAGTTATCGCAAATGGTGCAAGCGTTGCGGCGGACACCTCTTCACCGAACACCCTGGGATGGGGCTCATCGATGTGTATGCCGCTGTCATCCCGGATCTCGCGTATTCGCCAGGTGTTCACGTCCATTACCAGGAGACCAAGCTGCGCATCAAAGACGGTTTGCCCAAGCTGAAGGATGTCCCGAGCGAATTAGGGGGGTCGGGGGACAGCGTGGACGAATAG
- a CDS encoding RidA family protein, whose protein sequence is MSGYNAVLARNTENAPTGIGPYSQSVAFSHYNNLSAQLPIDPASGALVAGGAKEQAEQCFKNIKTIVESIAHVMEDVVRVTIFLKDIADIDVVNSVYAAYFPDYVPVLTTVAVAALPMNALVQVEALISNGEGTIPQAPQAGDLVKTVRNTENAPVSTLSAQTVAFSHYNNLSAQLPIDPKTGKLVAGGVKEQAVQCLKNIKAILEGIDVPFDDIVKVTIFVKNLSDIEHVNEVYTTFFPDSAIARTVAYFPARTTVAVSALPMDALVQVEAVVSHGDGTPPQIVEDRHGIVIKANNTAHAPLHALSTQTVAFSHYNHLSAQLPLDPATGNVVGGGVREQTEQCLKNIKAIVERVGHVMSDVVKVNIFLKDIEDSAALDEVYTVFFPGGVPARRIVGVSALPENALVQIEVVVSNAEGTPPEK, encoded by the coding sequence ATGAGTGGCTATAACGCTGTATTGGCGAGAAATACAGAAAATGCTCCAACAGGAATAGGTCCATACTCACAATCCGTAGCATTCTCACACTATAATAATCTTTCCGCTCAGTTACCTATCGACCCCGCATCGGGTGCGTTAGTAGCAGGTGGTGCAAAAGAACAAGCTGAACAGTGTTTCAAAAACATCAAGACGATTGTAGAAAGCATCGCTCATGTGATGGAGGATGTCGTCAGGGTTACCATTTTCCTTAAAGATATCGCAGATATTGACGTTGTTAACAGTGTCTATGCAGCGTACTTCCCTGACTATGTTCCAGTGCTGACGACAGTCGCCGTTGCGGCGTTGCCCATGAATGCTTTAGTGCAAGTGGAAGCACTGATTTCAAACGGCGAAGGTACTATTCCACAGGCGCCGCAGGCTGGCGATCTGGTCAAAACTGTAAGGAACACGGAGAACGCACCGGTCAGCACACTGTCTGCGCAGACCGTGGCTTTTTCGCATTACAACAACCTGTCGGCGCAACTGCCTATTGATCCGAAAACAGGTAAGTTGGTGGCGGGTGGTGTAAAAGAACAAGCGGTGCAGTGCTTGAAAAACATCAAGGCAATTTTAGAAGGCATTGACGTTCCTTTTGATGACATCGTAAAAGTTACTATTTTTGTTAAAAACCTCTCGGATATCGAGCATGTCAACGAAGTTTACACCACCTTTTTCCCGGACTCGGCCATCGCCAGGACGGTAGCCTACTTCCCCGCGCGCACTACCGTTGCGGTCTCAGCGTTGCCCATGGATGCGTTAGTACAAGTGGAAGCCGTTGTATCACACGGCGATGGTACGCCACCGCAAATTGTTGAAGACCGGCACGGGATAGTCATAAAGGCAAACAATACAGCGCACGCCCCTCTACATGCACTCTCTACACAAACTGTCGCCTTTTCACATTACAATCACCTCTCTGCGCAATTACCGTTGGACCCTGCCACCGGGAACGTGGTGGGTGGGGGGGTAAGAGAGCAGACTGAGCAGTGCTTGAAAAATATTAAGGCAATTGTCGAACGTGTCGGCCACGTCATGAGCGATGTCGTTAAGGTCAATATCTTCCTTAAAGATATCGAAGACAGTGCGGCACTGGATGAGGTTTACACGGTATTTTTTCCAGGTGGCGTGCCTGCACGCCGAATAGTGGGTGTGTCAGCGCTGCCTGAAAATGCTCTAGTTCAAATCGAAGTTGTTGTGTCAAATGCTGAAGGCACGCCGCCAGAAAAATAG
- a CDS encoding DUF2950 domain-containing protein, with translation MNAAGRFALVLLLFWTSGSYAQQHFPSAESAGEALVQALANEQSKSQQLVNLLGSDWKSYIPTENVDRDDVDAFLSLYRERHLVQLDSPDRAHLVVGEKSWVFPIPIKHVASGWAFDTRAGAEEIRLRRIGRNELATIQGVRAYHDAQMDYAEVDRNGDGVLEYAQKILSSDGQFDGLYWPEEEGVEESPLGPLFGDAAIGDDWHGYHYRILTAQGPSAPGGAYDYKIDERMTRGFAVIAWPTKYGETGVMSFMISHDGEVFEKDLGRDSTKKAAAIMRFDPDSSWSEVKDEGDAP, from the coding sequence ATGAATGCTGCAGGTCGATTTGCGCTGGTTCTGCTCCTGTTCTGGACATCCGGCAGTTATGCCCAACAACACTTTCCCAGCGCGGAGAGCGCCGGCGAAGCACTGGTGCAGGCGCTTGCTAACGAGCAGAGCAAAAGCCAACAGTTGGTGAACCTACTCGGCAGCGACTGGAAGAGTTACATCCCAACCGAGAACGTCGACCGCGATGATGTCGACGCCTTTCTTTCTCTCTATCGGGAAAGGCATCTGGTTCAGCTTGACAGCCCGGATCGTGCGCATCTGGTGGTCGGCGAAAAATCCTGGGTGTTTCCGATTCCCATCAAGCACGTTGCCAGCGGTTGGGCATTCGATACCCGAGCCGGTGCCGAAGAAATCCGCCTGCGTCGCATCGGACGCAACGAATTGGCGACCATCCAGGGGGTGCGCGCCTATCACGACGCGCAGATGGATTACGCTGAGGTTGATCGCAATGGCGATGGGGTCCTCGAATACGCGCAGAAGATTCTCAGTAGCGACGGGCAGTTCGATGGCCTGTACTGGCCTGAAGAAGAGGGCGTCGAGGAAAGTCCTCTCGGGCCGCTGTTCGGTGATGCCGCGATAGGCGATGACTGGCACGGCTATCACTACCGCATCCTCACTGCCCAAGGCCCCTCGGCGCCGGGCGGCGCTTATGATTATAAGATCGACGAGCGCATGACGCGCGGCTTTGCCGTGATCGCCTGGCCGACGAAGTATGGAGAAACCGGCGTGATGAGCTTCATGATCAGCCACGACGGTGAAGTATTCGAGAAAGACCTCGGCCGGGACAGCACCAAGAAGGCTGCCGCCATTATGCGTTTCGACCCCGATAGCAGCTGGAGCGAAGTAAAGGACGAGGGCGACGCGCCCTGA
- a CDS encoding DUF3300 domain-containing protein, whose protein sequence is MSACLHRAILLTIAMLALLGCSDEDSQPKTAAATAPASAAPATPATSPAPAPAAAPSEAVFSPEQLDQMLAPLALYPDALLAQVLMATTYPGNVTDAVAWSKAHPNVSGDAAVKQVANQPWDPSVQSLVAFPQVLDTLGQDPAWVQRVGDAFLAQPDAVMNSVQRLRAKAKDAGHLESNAQQTVIVQPASAPAAGTTTVVQAAAPAQTIVIQPTNPQVVYVPSYNPNVAYGSWSNPSYPPAYYPPSPAYTIGTALATGLAFGAGIAIVNSLWGDCDWGSNDVDINVNRYNNINANRRINTNENKWQHNPQYRNGVPYRDQASRAQYDRRLPGSAQRTALRGDTPARTADRARARESLAQRGIEAPATSNLEARQRVQSADRERAQQSLQQHGIGQSGSARERAQVADRQLKNDAQTRERAQASLQDRQRAQASLQDRQRTQASLQNRQQKQPAHNQQVRQQVRQQHAGAKAPRNNALAGVRDPAPSRVASNRGQVSQQSLKRPSAASAGHQVQRPVRTQSHGGGRRR, encoded by the coding sequence ATGTCTGCCTGCCTTCACCGGGCGATTCTACTCACCATCGCCATGCTCGCGCTCCTGGGTTGCTCCGATGAAGATTCGCAGCCCAAGACTGCTGCGGCCACGGCGCCCGCATCGGCCGCACCGGCTACACCGGCCACATCGCCTGCACCGGCCCCTGCGGCCGCGCCAAGCGAGGCGGTGTTCAGCCCTGAGCAGCTTGATCAGATGTTGGCACCGTTGGCGCTGTATCCGGATGCATTGTTGGCTCAGGTGCTGATGGCCACCACCTATCCAGGCAATGTCACCGATGCAGTTGCCTGGTCCAAGGCTCATCCGAACGTCAGCGGTGATGCTGCCGTCAAACAGGTCGCCAACCAGCCTTGGGACCCAAGTGTGCAATCGTTGGTGGCGTTTCCGCAGGTGCTGGACACCCTCGGTCAGGACCCGGCCTGGGTGCAGCGAGTCGGCGATGCGTTTCTCGCCCAGCCCGACGCGGTGATGAATTCGGTGCAGCGCCTGCGCGCTAAGGCCAAGGACGCCGGTCACCTGGAATCGAACGCTCAGCAGACCGTCATTGTGCAACCGGCAAGCGCCCCCGCGGCTGGTACGACCACTGTGGTGCAAGCTGCCGCACCGGCCCAAACCATTGTTATCCAGCCGACCAATCCGCAGGTCGTGTACGTCCCGAGCTACAACCCCAATGTGGCGTATGGCAGTTGGTCCAATCCGTCCTACCCACCGGCGTATTACCCGCCGTCGCCGGCTTATACCATCGGCACGGCGTTGGCGACCGGCTTGGCTTTCGGTGCTGGCATCGCAATCGTCAACTCGCTGTGGGGGGATTGTGACTGGGGGAGCAATGACGTCGATATCAACGTCAATCGCTACAACAACATCAACGCAAACCGCAGGATCAATACCAACGAGAACAAGTGGCAGCACAATCCGCAATACCGCAACGGCGTACCGTACCGTGACCAGGCCAGTCGAGCCCAATACGACCGGCGCTTGCCCGGCAGCGCACAGCGTACAGCCTTGCGCGGCGACACGCCGGCCCGTACTGCAGACCGCGCGCGTGCCCGAGAAAGCCTCGCCCAGCGTGGCATCGAAGCACCGGCAACCAGTAACCTTGAGGCCCGCCAACGCGTGCAGAGTGCTGACCGCGAGCGCGCCCAGCAAAGCCTGCAGCAACATGGCATCGGGCAGTCCGGTAGCGCACGCGAACGCGCCCAGGTTGCCGACCGCCAGCTGAAAAATGACGCTCAGACCCGCGAACGTGCCCAGGCGTCCCTGCAAGATCGCCAACGTGCGCAGGCGTCCTTGCAAGATCGCCAACGTACGCAGGCGTCCTTGCAGAATCGCCAACAAAAGCAGCCAGCGCACAACCAGCAGGTACGCCAGCAGGTGCGCCAGCAACATGCTGGCGCCAAGGCGCCCCGCAATAATGCGTTGGCCGGTGTGCGCGACCCTGCGCCGTCACGCGTCGCGAGCAATCGCGGCCAGGTCAGCCAGCAGAGCCTCAAGCGACCCTCTGCGGCGTCTGCGGGCCACCAGGTGCAACGCCCCGTACGGACACAATCCCACGGTGGCGGCCGTCGCCGTTGA
- a CDS encoding YdeI/OmpD-associated family protein, which yields MTTIDVKSRFDAKLLRPARAGNDTSWAFVVLPRDASEQLPRRGRTTVEGTINGHPFQATLEPDGQLSHWLQVSRALLQAAGAAVGDTVTLELTPVKKEPEPDIPADFQEALAATPEARKAWNKTTTIARVDWIHWITSAKQLKTRAKRIDNACDMLASGKKQVCCFDPSGYYSKAFRAPEAENL from the coding sequence ATGACAACAATCGATGTGAAATCCCGATTCGACGCAAAGCTGCTTCGTCCGGCAAGGGCTGGGAATGATACGTCGTGGGCATTTGTAGTACTGCCAAGGGACGCGAGTGAACAGCTTCCAAGGCGAGGAAGAACGACCGTTGAAGGTACGATCAATGGGCACCCTTTCCAGGCGACCCTTGAGCCGGATGGTCAGCTAAGTCATTGGCTACAAGTAAGTAGAGCGTTACTCCAAGCCGCAGGCGCGGCTGTTGGAGATACCGTTACACTAGAGCTGACCCCTGTGAAGAAGGAACCCGAGCCTGACATCCCAGCAGATTTTCAGGAGGCACTGGCAGCCACTCCTGAGGCCCGTAAAGCCTGGAACAAGACGACAACCATCGCACGAGTAGACTGGATACACTGGATTACTTCAGCCAAGCAACTTAAGACGCGCGCCAAACGAATTGATAATGCCTGCGATATGCTTGCATCCGGCAAGAAGCAGGTGTGCTGTTTCGACCCGTCCGGCTATTACAGTAAGGCCTTCCGGGCGCCCGAGGCAGAAAATCTTTAA
- the lipA gene encoding lipoyl synthase, translated as MNETPSVVTRPQPLQAGVKLRGAEKVARIPVKILPTEDVPRKPAWIRVEIATSPEVARVKALLRKHKLHSVCEEASCPNLGECFSGATATFMIMGDICTRRCPFCDVGHGRPKPLDVNEPKNLAIAIADLGLKYVVITSVDRDDLRDGGAQHFVDCLREIRRLSPGVQLETLVPDYRGRMDAALAITAQEPPDVFNHNLETVPRLYRAARPGSDFEWSLDLLENFKQRVPGVPTKSGLMLGLGESDEEVIEVMRRMREHQVDMLTLGQYLQPSRSHLPVQRFVHPDTFAWLAEQALAMGFKNVASGPLVRSSYHADQQAVQAARASLVK; from the coding sequence ATGAACGAAACCCCGTCTGTCGTCACTCGCCCACAGCCCCTGCAGGCCGGCGTGAAACTGCGCGGTGCCGAGAAGGTGGCGCGTATCCCGGTGAAGATCCTGCCCACCGAAGACGTGCCGCGCAAGCCGGCCTGGATCCGCGTGGAGATTGCCACCTCACCCGAGGTGGCCCGCGTCAAGGCGCTGTTGCGCAAGCACAAACTGCACAGCGTCTGTGAGGAAGCATCCTGTCCGAACCTGGGCGAGTGCTTTTCTGGCGCAACGGCTACGTTCATGATCATGGGCGATATCTGCACCCGACGTTGCCCGTTCTGCGACGTCGGCCACGGCCGACCCAAACCGTTGGACGTCAACGAGCCCAAGAACCTGGCCATTGCCATCGCCGACCTGGGGTTGAAGTATGTGGTCATCACCTCGGTCGACCGCGATGACCTGCGCGACGGTGGCGCCCAGCACTTCGTCGACTGCCTGCGCGAGATCCGCAGGCTTTCGCCGGGTGTTCAGCTGGAGACTCTGGTGCCGGACTACCGGGGGCGTATGGACGCAGCCCTGGCCATCACCGCGCAGGAACCGCCGGATGTGTTCAACCACAACCTGGAAACCGTGCCGCGCCTGTACCGAGCGGCACGGCCAGGGTCGGACTTCGAGTGGTCGCTGGACCTGCTGGAGAACTTCAAGCAAAGGGTCCCGGGAGTGCCAACCAAGTCCGGGCTGATGCTCGGCCTGGGCGAGAGCGATGAGGAGGTGATCGAGGTCATGCGGCGCATGCGCGAGCATCAGGTCGACATGCTGACCCTGGGGCAGTACCTGCAGCCTTCGCGCAGCCATCTGCCGGTGCAGCGTTTCGTGCACCCGGACACCTTTGCCTGGTTGGCGGAGCAAGCGTTGGCGATGGGCTTCAAAAATGTGGCGTCGGGGCCGCTGGTGCGTTCGTCATACCATGCGGATCAACAAGCTGTGCAGGCGGCTCGGGCATCGCTGGTGAAGTAG